A portion of the Cryptomeria japonica chromosome 5, Sugi_1.0, whole genome shotgun sequence genome contains these proteins:
- the LOC131036521 gene encoding uncharacterized protein LOC131036521, protein MVLQGQQVMSSGRSLGENNIDSVPGTVVWWPKLDDVKTKGVFSQGRLVSVNWIPLQGHDSTYGNSFPSSQGFSEMQELRGSYTNRIVEDPQQMKLSRKPFQEMNESNQKQYLTSVAPSPKTSGHMNWNGFNGYPHLSNLGMEASGKWKMHMMPCHSEVSGAHGGVDINLMRNMQANKQGTTEHQPGFPSREASKDKRVDVVSGPADNNRKLSGRHMIDFFSSSEPNPSKNIVSVNEEDLQVSAHTPKEFLSQFSEVDQQLEPTRLIKSDTSAMSCEQETSSWRPLQEIQCRAQKRSCTM, encoded by the coding sequence ATGGTCTTGCAAGGTCAACAAGTCATGAGCTCGGGAAGATCTTTGGGTGAAAATAACATTGACAGTGTTCCGGGGACAGTTGTGTGGTGGCCAAAACTAGATGATGTCAAAACAAAAGGTGTATTCTCTCAAGGAAGATTGGTTTCTGTAAATTGGATCCCACTGCAAGGGCATGACTCCACATATGGAAACTCGTTTCCCAGTTCTCAGGGCTTTAGTGAAATGCAAGAACTTCGTGGATCATATACTAATCGTATTGTGGAAGATCCACAACAAATGAAGCTTTCCAGAAAACCATTCCAGGAAATGAATGAGTCTAATCAGAAACAATATCTAACATCAGTGGCGCCATCTCCCAAAACCAGTGGACATATGAATTGGAATGGCTTCAATGGGTACCCACATTTGTCAAACTTGGGAATGGAAGCATCGGGAAAATGGAAAATGCATATGATGCCATGCCATTCAGAAGTTTCAGGGGCACATGGTGGTGTGGACATAAATTTAATGAGAAACATGCAAGCTAATAAACAGGGAACAACAGAGCATCAGCCTGGTTTTCCTTCACGGGAAGCTTCTAAGGATAAGAGAGTTGATGTCGTTTCAGGCCCTGCAGACAATAATCGCAAATTATCTGGTCGTCATATGATTGACTTTTTCTCAAGCAGTGAGCCAAATCCATCAAAAAATATAGTTTCTGTCAACGAGGAAGACCTACAAGTTTCTGCTCATACCCCAAAAGAATTTCTTTCACAATTCTCCGAGGTTGACCAACAATTGGAGCCAACAAGGTTGATCAAGTCTGATACATCTGCTATGAGCTGTGAGCAAGAAACATCATCTTGGAGACCACTACAAGAAATACAATGCAGAGCTCAGAAAAGGAGCTGTACTATGTAG